TGTTGGGATGGTGAGCTGACCCCTTCTTCCGGTGAAAGGGTAGAGCTGACGATCTCTCCATTTGTGTGTTGTTTGAACCTATTCTACAGAGGAGGTTCATGTGCCCGGATTGCGATGAACCGTTCACCAGGAGGAATgatctcgaggtgagttggtttcATGTCGAGGTAAAAGAATGAGATTGTTTGGCTGATAAGTGGTATTGTAGCGTCACCAGAGATCAAAACATAGTGAGTCAACTAGAATTTACAACGAAGATCGTAATGTACAAGctgtgaagctgatgaaatgTTCATGAATAGCTGGTGAAACTCCGTTCGTCTGTCCGGGATGTGAGAAGGGCTTTGTAAGTCTAATCTGCAAACTTGAAAGAGTgggatcaagctgataataACTCGTTATTGTAGAGCCGGAAAGACAAACTCGATCAGCATATCGAGAAAGTCCCGGCTTGTAAGGCTATCGCCCCACCTcgagagggtgagtaaaaCCTTCGATTTTCGTTAGTGCGATATGactgagctgatgagatcaaGGTTCTTGGAACCCTTATAGAAAGAGTACGGAGACggaacaacaacaaggttGAACTCATCCCTAATCCGCAATCTTTTCCTCACtctcatccatatcctcatccGCATACGAACTCGACCTCGAGTTCTTCCAGTCATCGATACGATATTCGGTTATACAATGCCAATATCGATGACAACGACTATCATCCGATGAGTGTTGCAACCCAACCAAATCAATCTTATTATGAGTAATTCACACTTTGAGAGGTCAGGAGAATTAGCATGAACGAGGAGATATGGAAATCAATGATAAATGGAAAAGCATCATCACGAACATACTGTAAATCAAATTAAAGGATATTCCGATCAGTCAGAACTTTCAACATATGTATGTAGAAGGATAAAGCAATCATTAGTAGTCAGATACGGTATGTGGgatactcttcttcttgactttTTGTACAATATGTTGTATATCACGAAAACCTTTGGATGTTACAATATGGGAACCAATGGGCATTTTATTTATGCTTGGAATATGCAAATCTTGAATTTTGCATTGATCAGTGGTCCAATATTTCTATCTTTACATTCAGCTACGTTAGATACAGACCCAAATTGATGATCTACAATTCCGATTCGATCACACGGCCATCTTATTCTTGATACTTGTTTCATTGATTCGAGATTACTTTCAATATCATATGTTATGTATGTCCTCGAACCAACTCGAACTAGGTAAATGAAACTTGACTTGCTCGTGTCATGTATCACGAATATCCCCTGTATCGTATATCTCGTAGCTTGTATCTTATAATCCTgtaccatcccattccttcgcttcatcctccttcccttGTCTTTTCAACAACTCCCTCAATTCCTTGTCCAACAGATCCTTAAACACTATCGTCTCATCTCTATGATGAACCCATCCTTTGGAGGTTATATAGTCGAATCGCGATGGACCAGATAAAGGGGATGACATCCATATTTGTAAATTGGGGGGTTGCTTGTTGATCACGTATGTACCGTGAGGTGGGAGGGAGAGAGTCATTACGCCGGACTATGTATGggtgaatgaatgatgggatgaaaaATTGGGGTGTATGTTGTATATTAGAATATATCGGATCATGATGTATGtaaaagaaagaaaaagaacTCATTGGGTCAGTTTCGATTTCGAGTTCGAGctcaatttcaatctcattatcacctttctcaagACGCTTGATGTGGATACCAGGAGATAcgaatcactcacactaTATTCAACCTCCCAATCATTCTCTCCAAACTGCTCAACGTAAATCTCCAAATTCTCATGTAAGATGTCCATATCCCGTTCAGAGACTTGCTCGTACTCTTCTGGAGATAATGTTGATGCGCTGGAACCATGAACAAGAATATGATCAGCATGATCCATAGATAGCGTATGATATGctatcgatatcgatatagatgattgtatatatatactatgcTCTGTATCTTATTTGAAGacaatgaatggatggaatgAGTGGAAAGTAAGAAACTCACGGTTTCTCTCCTTGTTCCGTCTGATACCTGGAGCTACTCATAAATGCTCTCAGCTGTTGTTTGGGGGATAATGACGGTATGCGCAAGGAGGACGCTGTGTGTTGACCATGTCGCTGACATTGAGAGGAGATACGTGGTAAAGGAGTTGAGGAACGTCGTATACTCCGCGAATGAGAGATGGAACGAATGCCCTTGAGTAGAGTGGATCGTGAGGAGGAGGCCATGTTCCTGATGCTGGGTGGTAAGCTTCAATCTATGTGCTGTATGCTATACTCGGATGGAGTATCGAATGAGATGTAAAGTATATGTAAGTTGGTGGATGTCGAGTTGATAAGTTACCGGAGCACCTCATCGGTCGTCAacttttgacttttgctCTTCCCGTGCCTTATATGTGGCAACGAATCAAATAGAAAATGTTGGGATATTCAAATGACATACCCGTAGGAATATAAACGAAGTTGAAGCATCAGTGATACATAGCTCAGGTCATGATGTGATCCATAGAAAGTGATCAAGGGAACATCCTAATCTATGAAGATCGCAAATCATCTCGCGATCACTTCAATCTATCAGGAGACGCAAAATCCTCCTCATCCGCATTCCCATCTGCCAGATATATGATCCTCGCGACTACTCTATATAACCAGATAAAAGTGCAAACTAccatctacggccatagaaggtataaaacgccccatcccgtccgctctggGAAGCTTTAATCTACCTATCGCTCGGTcagtaccaaggtgggggaccacttgggaatcccgggtgctgtagtttttttgtttttggcGTGAAGACGGAGGGATATGTATATCTATGTATCATGCATGTATGAGAGGGCGGTAAATGGTTTTGGGTGGTCAGTAAATGTAATGGAATTGAATAGAAAGAAATATGCAGGTAATTGTGTTTGAGTACATTCAACACGTAAGGAACGATGTATACttttgtgtgtgtgtatgtacGTACGCATTGACCACCGTGAATGTTTATTTGAGGTGTGAGCACGGACATACGGACACGCCTGCCACAAGCATAGATCCACCCTATCAGTTGACAAAAACACAAAAGGGTAAACATCATTCTACTTgccattctcatctttcctccatACTTCGACTTTGTCTAATCTATTGTACTGAAGGCGAAGATCATCATGTCCCAACCGACCTCAATCGCCATCTCCTCTACCTCGCCCAATCTATCCTCAAAGGACTTCAAAGGCGACACCAAGACTGGTGAtccaccttcccctcctctGGAACAGGAACCAGTCCAAGTTTTGACTAGAGAGGACGTAGCTGTAAAACTTATGGACGAGCTtgagaaggacaagaaagGTGAATCGTCCAAAGTATGGAACGGTCGAGAGAAAGCTGCTACGGGGGATCATGgggatgtggatgaagaagatcatgttgatggattgCTTTCTCCCACTGGAGAGAAATCGATGGTAGAAGAGCGAGATAGTCCAATGCCAGATAAGTCCCCTGTGACTATGGAAGGAGAGAATGCTTCTACACCACTTATTTCGGATGGTAGACGAGAttatatctcatcttcagtACTTCCTTCAACTTCTGTCCCAGAAAAAGGTGAATCAAAAGAAGATCCAGCACCTATATCACCAATAATCGAAGGGAGTCCCACCGCTCCTGCCGTTCCTCCTGGATCGGCATCCATTGCTCGGTACCCCATGGGTAATCGACGACCTAAAGGACCTAAAGGATGGATATCCTCCCTCAATCATCCTCGTGCGATATCCAACCTTACCAACCAACAGATGGCTCTTACTCCTCCGAGATCGAGCTCCACTTCTGACTTGCCCAAGGCAGAGAACAGAGCGAGAGTATCTTCTGTTTATGTTCATCAGCAGCAACGGGGAGGAGCGAGGAGAATATCAGGTACGATGCAATATGCTTTTGTCCAACCGCAACTTCAAACTCAGTCTCAACACACAGCTGGACAAGGTCCGAGTGAAAACGAagttgaagctgaagctgagaatgagggtgatgacagagatgatgatatatcttTTATTGAAGATAAtgaggaagctgaagtgGTCGAACAATTATCAGCGGAAAATGAAGCTAGAATAAGATACGAAGTTGGTTTATCCCAGGACCAAGATGAAATTTGGATGGAATACGTTAGAAATCAATTATCAAGTTTGTTTCCTGATTTCTTTGGAGCGGATCCTGGTCAACTCCAAGCTCAGATAGGAGAAGCAACATATCTTCGACGCGAACACCAACAAGAAGCGGAATATGGAGTCTACCAAGAATCACAACGGAAAAGAGAaatggaaggagaaggaggggaacagatgggaatggaagatggtgtaGAGAGAATTGGATCACCGTTATTCCCTCGAGAAGAGACCACTTCACAGCCGGACGGGCAGATCAGATCCCCTCCAGGAGCGATGATTGACTCTCCAACAGTTGGTAGAAGCGTATCGTTAAGAAATGGCCATGATGTATTTTCGACACCTGCCACCAACGATCGAAGCTTTGTTAGTGCCAGTTCATCAACAGATTTTTCGTCCCTTCCTACTCCGCCCTTGAGGTCGAATGCGGAGATGTTAAGAGGGAATGTGGTAATTCCGAATGTAAGGGATGAGATCGGTGggttgagggatgagattgagaggttgagaagcGTTGTTGGTGGATTGGCTCAAGAGCTGGGTGGGGGCGGGATCGGTCAACAGCGAGAAATACGAAGTGAGGAAGTGGCGAGGGAGAATGagtatgagattgatggagGTATTGTAACTGCGGAGTCGCAGGGGGAGGGCGTCTCAGATGAGGAGCAGGGTCGTGGACATGATGCTGTGCTGATgcaggaggaagacgaaaTTAAGAGTGAGAAAGCGGAGGAAGGAGACAATCGAATGGGACAGATGGAATCAGGATCAGTCGTGAAGGGAGAGAAAACAAAgacagagaagaaggagcaAGTTTCAGAAGTTTTCTTGAAAGTGAGATATTTATTCCACCCCAATGGAAATTGGACAGTAGCTGATCTCTGAAACACAACTAGACCGCCAACATCTCAGCCGAGATCATCCGTCTTCTTGGTTCACAGATCAGCAAGTCAGCTAAGAGAGATACAGAGGGCAGTGGTACTCgatctgatgaagaggtgtTTAGTACCATGAACCTCGAGAAGATTATGCGATATGTTAAAGGACTCGGTACGAGCTGAGGCAGATAGATCGAATTTGTGTAGAGTATGCAGTTAGCCACATCTATCGATAATTCTGTgcagtgatgatgaaccagGATGCATGTGGTTAGCTTAAAACTTTGAGTGAACATTATCCATTCAGCCATCTCACTtcgaagaaggaaaaaggatGATTCCGGCGGTATTTAGAGTGTTTCCCTCGATCAGTACCCTAGATTAATAATGGGGTAATACCGTAATCTACAGGGTTCATTTTGGGCCTTTCATGAAGATTAGACTGGAAACAGGATTATTTTCATCATGCTAAAAGTAAGCTAGTACGAAGAATGAACCATTCTTATGGTGCGACGACTTTTTAGCATGAGCCGAATAGATGGTGCGAAATGAAAGTCAAGTTTCGATGTTAGCGTTCGATGTCGATTGTTTGGGACATCTATACGATGTTTTGACAACAGGTACTACTTATATACTACGTCCCCACTTTCTCTTAAGACTATACTCAACGCAAATCGAATAAAAGACATCACTGTGCAACTACATCAtctggaagaggatttagTAGATCATCGCAATTAAACCTACCCTGTATATAACAATAGTGAACCACCTACACCGACATCTCACGTAACGAAAGACCCGAAGCACGACCACACCACACCACACCATGCCCATCATCCTAGCATCACTGGTATTCGCCTTTGCTCTCGCCGCTTTACCTTCCACGGAACCACTCTCGCCGGACGAGCAGGAACAGGCAGAGTATGTTGCTTATCTCagagatgagagggagaagaggaggaggaagattaGGCAGAAGGAAACTGATGATTTCAGGAGGAGATCGGACAAGATTCCCAACGACTCGGACGAGCGCAGACGGATGAGGGGTGTGGATATAAATCTCGAGAACGATGATAGAAGGAGTAGGAGTAAATATGATTCAGGATTAGGATTGAATCTGCCATTTGAGGAGGTGGGTCCAACTCATCTAGATGATTGTCAAGAATGTTTGACTAATGGGAATGACTTGTTATCGAATCAGTCAAATGTATCATCGAGAGGACGATTGGTATCTGATATATATCCTACGACCAACTACAAGAGGACCCATCTTcgaagatcatcttcagtccCTTCTTTTTCATCCACCTCAAGTGTCAGTTCAAGCTCGAGGGATTCAAGTCCTGGGAACTCGCCTAAGAGGTTCAGTGCGACTCTTGTGTGATCTATCGAGTTGGAACAAATCGTTCAAAAGTTGGTCCTATCCGAGGACCCGAGGATCTGAGACGAGATCGATCATATATTGTGGCTTGTTCAAGTTGGAATATGATTAATGAACccaagatggatggaaggagaTAAGAACAACTGTATCAATTTATCACACATGCCCGTAAGGTCGCTTTACTTTACTTCACTTGGTATGAAGACTTATTTGTATATTATATATAGAACACCTTTGTACATAGACATAAGATAGCTCATTCATAGACAGATGATCCTCCAGATGTATCAATATTTTATATTATTTTACATATGTGTATGAACGATACCATATCATGTCTCATTTTCTATCATTTAGAAGATCATTTAAGAAATTCTTCGAACCTCTTCTTATCTAAGATCTCTTGTTCGACCAATCTACCCGTTTCTTTTCCCTACAAAATTGAACCAAAGGCAAATTCAGCGTCATGCGGATCAACCCCAATTCTTCTCTCAGTAAGTGACGGGACAAGGTGTGAAATTCAACTTACATTTTCGATTTTCAGTATGGTAGGTACACTGTTCACGTTCCAATCCACCCTGGCTTTATTTTTGGGTGTCCTCCATCTATACGATAATGGATGATAATGTCAGCAACACACCAAGGTTAGCAGCAGCTAAAAAAATTGccagatgatgagggaaGGAACGAGGAAGGCTTACTCTGGTATGCTACCTACCCAGTATATGATAGCTTCTACTCACGACCATAACCATCCAAATTAGCTTTCTTCGTATTTCCCTCGACCCACTAATATGTGAACGCTGCAGGAGAGACTCGACGTACTGGGTTTATCAGGTGCATCGAAAGCTTGTTTGACTGTTGATTCGACGTCTCTACAGTCCTACCCATCCCATTTCGATCCAAACTATCGTCAGTATGTGatggaagacgatgatgtaATGAAGCTACGGGTAAACTCACAGGACACCACATCTGACCATTTACTATATCCGAGTAGAAGACCAGGTATGATACGGGAGGAGCATCACGGGCATTGAGCGAGTTGAATACGTGTGGGAAGCTGGGATCGTTATGTCTAATCGATTAGAGTTGAATTGAACCGTGTTAGGTAGAGTAGGCTCACGGATTAGCTAATAATGGCATGTCGATTCAATCGATTCAGACAAAGTATGGAGAGAGTACGGTTCTTCAGTATGTAGGATATACGATGGGATATCTATTGGTTGGTATGATATTGAATGCAGTCGATACTATGGATGTTGTATGATGTATAAAGTATGGAATGAAATATGATGATAAAACTGTTTCGACCTTGTTGTTCGTAATTTAACAACCCATCTCGATTCCACTTGTCGTTCAAATTACAACATTACCATTgattcatcccttccttttGCATCTCCTGCTTCTCCTATCTCACACTACTCG
The nucleotide sequence above comes from Kwoniella europaea PYCC6329 chromosome 1, complete sequence. Encoded proteins:
- a CDS encoding iron donor protein CyaY, translating into MASSSRSTLLKGIRSISHSRSIRRSSTPLPRISSQCQRHGQHTASSLRIPSLSPKQQLRAFMSSSRYQTEQGEKPASTLSPEEYEQVSERDMDILHENLEIYVEQFGENDWEVEYSSGVMTLSLPPHGTYVINKQPPNLQIWMSSPLSGPSRFDYITSKGWVHHRDETIVFKDLLDKELRELLKRQGKEDEAKEWDGTGL